In a genomic window of Campylobacter concisus:
- the ruvB gene encoding Holliday junction branch migration DNA helicase RuvB, translating into MDRIVEIEKVSFENDFEVSLRPTKFEDYIGQEKIKQNLDVFIKAAKKRNECLDHVLFYGPPGLGKTTLAHIIANEMGVSIKMTAAPMIEKSGDLAAILTNLQEGDVLFIDEIHRLSPAIEEVLYPAMEDFRLDIIIGSGPAAQTIKIDLPKFTLIGATTRAGMISAPLRDRFGMDFRLQFYTSSELSRIVQIASAKLGKECDKNASLEIAKRSRATPRIALRLLKRIRDFAEVNDELIISHERAKEGLNALGVNSLGFDEMDIRYLEILMQARRRPMGLSTIAAALSEDEGTVEDVIEPYLLANGFIERTAKGRIASAKCFETFNVKIDIEKGLFE; encoded by the coding sequence TTGGATAGAATCGTTGAAATCGAAAAAGTAAGCTTTGAAAATGACTTTGAAGTCTCGCTTAGACCGACAAAATTTGAAGACTACATCGGACAAGAAAAGATCAAGCAAAATTTAGATGTCTTTATAAAAGCAGCCAAAAAGCGAAATGAGTGCCTAGATCACGTGCTATTTTATGGCCCTCCAGGACTTGGTAAAACTACCCTTGCTCACATCATCGCAAACGAAATGGGCGTAAGCATCAAAATGACCGCAGCGCCTATGATAGAAAAGAGTGGTGATCTTGCGGCGATCCTTACAAATTTACAAGAGGGCGACGTGCTTTTTATCGACGAGATCCACCGCCTAAGCCCAGCTATCGAAGAGGTGCTCTATCCTGCGATGGAGGACTTTAGGCTTGATATTATAATTGGCTCAGGACCAGCTGCTCAGACCATCAAAATAGACTTGCCAAAATTTACGCTGATCGGTGCCACCACTCGTGCTGGCATGATCTCGGCGCCTTTAAGAGACCGCTTTGGTATGGATTTTAGGCTGCAGTTTTATACAAGCAGCGAGCTAAGCCGTATCGTGCAGATCGCCTCAGCTAAGCTTGGCAAAGAGTGCGATAAAAACGCCTCGCTTGAGATCGCCAAACGCTCACGTGCCACGCCAAGGATCGCTCTTAGACTATTAAAGCGAATTCGCGACTTTGCCGAGGTAAATGACGAGCTAATCATCAGCCACGAGCGCGCAAAAGAGGGACTTAACGCACTTGGTGTAAATTCACTTGGATTTGACGAGATGGATATTAGGTATTTAGAAATTTTGATGCAAGCAAGGCGCCGTCCTATGGGTCTTAGCACGATAGCTGCGGCACTTAGTGAGGACGAGGGCACGGTTGAGGATGTCATCGAGCCATATTTGCTTGCAAATGGCTTTATCGAGCGCACCGCAAAGGGCAGGATCGCTAGTGCGAAGTGCTTTGAGACCTTTAATGTCAAGATCGATATCGAAAAAGGGCTTTTTGAGTAG
- a CDS encoding sensor histidine kinase gives MHKSFKIQIVATFVIMSLFCFQSFVILNLSQKNSTSKALFGAMKHETIIKNSFLKNENITPSLKYKFAIYDVNFNPIISNLTKQPSNFKFVTLEENGFLFYKSFFIKDKTPYYIVVEKELDNEKSIFLAALMLLVILVAVLFIVYFLYLSSVKPYKEFQKYMNNFFNDAMHELKTPLGVAGMNLEMLGLENKYITRIKNALKQMQITYEDVEYFIKRGYIKFPLERLNLGEYIIERVKFLSSVADVKHIEIKINLEGDAFTMLSRVEAQRIIDNTITNAIKYSQKESEIIVNLELEADRINFIVQDFGNGIKDVKRVWKRYVREDEIQGGFGLGLNIVSEICQKHEIIYGVDSVYGKGSTFYYKFKRA, from the coding sequence ATGCACAAGAGCTTTAAGATCCAGATTGTAGCGACATTTGTCATAATGTCGCTTTTTTGTTTTCAAAGCTTTGTGATCTTAAATTTAAGCCAAAAAAATAGCACTTCAAAAGCTCTTTTTGGTGCGATGAAGCATGAAACCATTATCAAAAATTCGTTTTTAAAAAATGAAAATATAACTCCTTCTTTAAAGTATAAATTTGCGATCTATGATGTAAATTTTAATCCAATTATTTCAAATCTTACCAAGCAGCCAAGCAACTTTAAATTTGTAACACTTGAAGAAAATGGCTTCTTGTTTTATAAAAGCTTTTTTATAAAGGATAAAACGCCTTATTATATTGTCGTTGAAAAAGAGCTTGATAATGAAAAAAGTATATTTCTAGCGGCACTTATGCTCCTTGTCATCCTTGTAGCGGTGCTTTTTATCGTCTATTTTTTATATCTAAGTAGCGTTAAGCCCTATAAAGAGTTTCAAAAGTATATGAACAACTTCTTTAACGACGCCATGCACGAGCTAAAGACCCCACTTGGCGTGGCTGGCATGAACCTTGAGATGCTTGGACTTGAAAACAAGTATATAACTCGCATCAAAAACGCCCTAAAACAGATGCAAATAACCTATGAAGATGTTGAGTATTTCATAAAGCGAGGCTACATAAAATTTCCACTCGAGCGGCTAAATTTAGGTGAATACATAATAGAGCGAGTGAAATTTCTCTCAAGCGTAGCTGATGTCAAACACATCGAGATAAAGATAAATTTAGAAGGCGATGCATTTACCATGCTAAGCAGAGTTGAAGCTCAGCGCATCATCGACAACACCATAACAAACGCAATAAAATACAGCCAAAAAGAGAGCGAGATAATAGTAAATTTAGAGCTTGAAGCAGATCGCATCAATTTTATCGTGCAGGACTTTGGCAATGGGATAAAGGACGTAAAAAGGGTCTGGAAAAGATACGTCAGAGAGGATGAAATTCAAGGCGGTTTTGGTCTTGGGCTAAATATAGTCAGTGAAATTTGCCAAAAACATGAAATTATATACGGCGTTGATAGCGTCTATGGCAAGGGCAGCACCTTTTATTATAAATTTAAACGAGCTTAA
- a CDS encoding response regulator transcription factor produces MKILLLEDDLGFQESVCEFLQTLDYEVTAVSDGQEACDLIEKNFYHLFILDIKVPGVNGHEVIKYIRSLNPNAPIMITTSLVDIGDMAIGYELGCNEYLKKPFELAELKFRVAELMRKYYGTDDKNIVKINDEFSFNLNKRALFKNGKMVDLSAKEVALVECLVSHLNSYVSMEELRDLVWNDKDIEGADIRMHVLKIRNKTTSDFITSKRRIGYKIDAQEL; encoded by the coding sequence TTGAAAATTTTGCTTTTAGAAGATGATTTAGGGTTTCAAGAGAGCGTCTGTGAGTTTTTGCAGACGCTTGATTATGAAGTTACAGCTGTGAGCGATGGCCAAGAAGCGTGTGATCTGATAGAGAAAAATTTCTATCATCTTTTTATACTCGATATAAAAGTTCCTGGTGTAAATGGACATGAAGTTATCAAGTACATAAGAAGTTTAAATCCAAATGCTCCTATCATGATAACAACATCTTTAGTTGATATAGGCGATATGGCTATTGGCTATGAGCTTGGTTGTAATGAATATCTAAAAAAGCCATTTGAGCTTGCTGAGCTTAAATTTAGAGTAGCTGAGCTTATGAGAAAATACTATGGAACTGACGATAAAAACATAGTAAAGATCAATGACGAGTTTAGCTTTAATCTAAACAAGCGTGCGCTATTTAAAAACGGCAAAATGGTCGATCTTAGTGCAAAAGAAGTCGCACTTGTTGAGTGCCTAGTTTCACATCTAAATTCTTACGTCAGCATGGAAGAGCTAAGAGATCTTGTCTGGAATGATAAAGATATAGAAGGCGCTGATATCAGAATGCATGTTTTAAAGATAAGAAACAAAACAACCAGTGACTTTATCACTTCAAAGAGGCGTATAGGCTACAAGATAGATGCACAAGAGCTTTAA
- the nrfD gene encoding NrfD/PsrC family molybdoenzyme membrane anchor subunit, whose translation MNNMSGSLAQYSEIYWGWPIAVYLFLAGLSAGASIVAVLISKKYGKENYYFKAAALIAPVAIILGLALLVLDLGKPLSFYWILLLYNFDSVMSIGVALLLVYTPLSVIYALGAFKNEIALLKISLFDVVANFASKLSSLLEILLFILGIGVGAYTGFLLSAAHKIALWNTSVLPVLFLVSGLSCAGAFTLLLGVLKDKAKRQNDIAHYLLKFDFFAIIAEFLLIVALFMVVKSASTSGAQSVANALGANSLGLMFYIGVIGFGMALPIILDLSVLKVHDFKREFAVINALFVICGVFLLRCYIVYAGQIFI comes from the coding sequence ATGAATAACATGTCAGGAAGCCTAGCTCAATACTCTGAAATTTACTGGGGCTGGCCGATAGCCGTTTATCTATTTTTAGCAGGACTTAGTGCGGGTGCTAGCATCGTTGCTGTGCTCATTTCAAAAAAATATGGAAAAGAGAATTATTACTTTAAAGCAGCCGCTCTTATCGCTCCAGTGGCGATCATTCTTGGACTTGCTCTTTTGGTGCTTGATCTTGGCAAGCCGCTTAGCTTTTACTGGATACTCTTGCTTTACAACTTCGACTCAGTCATGTCAATAGGCGTTGCGCTGCTTCTAGTTTATACACCTCTTAGCGTTATATACGCGCTTGGCGCATTTAAAAACGAGATTGCATTGCTTAAAATTTCTCTTTTTGACGTGGTTGCAAATTTTGCTAGCAAGCTTTCAAGCCTACTTGAAATTTTACTTTTTATCCTAGGCATTGGCGTTGGTGCATATACAGGCTTTTTGCTAAGTGCAGCTCACAAGATCGCACTTTGGAACACATCAGTCTTGCCAGTATTATTTTTAGTATCAGGCTTGAGCTGTGCTGGTGCATTTACACTGCTTCTAGGCGTGCTAAAAGATAAGGCAAAAAGGCAAAACGATATTGCACACTATTTATTAAAATTTGATTTTTTTGCGATTATTGCTGAGTTTTTGCTCATAGTTGCTCTTTTTATGGTTGTAAAAAGTGCAAGCACAAGTGGTGCGCAGAGCGTAGCAAACGCACTTGGCGCAAATTCTCTTGGGCTGATGTTTTATATTGGCGTCATTGGTTTTGGTATGGCTTTGCCTATCATTTTAGACTTAAGCGTTTTAAAGGTGCATGATTTTAAACGCGAATTTGCCGTGATTAACGCATTATTCGTAATATGTGGCGTCTTTTTGCTAAGGTGTTACATTGTCTATGCGGGGCAAATTTTTATTTAA
- a CDS encoding 4Fe-4S dicluster domain-containing protein, whose translation MKKYMMIHDENLCIGCQGCSVACRSANNVPRGLYRLQVHAKMSGTFPNLKTDFLRQSCVMCEDAPCVEVCPTGASFKTADGVTLLDHRICVSCKYCILACPYDARYVLPNGEIGKCTFCYESRLEEGKEPACVSVCPTNALTFGDVNDENSKISKKLKESKYYLPKAELNTKPSLAMIANTKGAHHE comes from the coding sequence ATGAAAAAATATATGATGATACATGATGAAAATTTATGCATCGGCTGTCAAGGCTGCTCGGTAGCTTGCAGAAGTGCAAACAACGTACCAAGGGGACTTTACCGCTTGCAGGTGCATGCAAAGATGAGTGGGACATTTCCAAATTTAAAGACTGATTTTTTACGTCAAAGCTGTGTTATGTGCGAAGATGCACCTTGTGTTGAGGTTTGCCCAACTGGTGCTAGTTTTAAAACAGCTGATGGCGTGACGCTGCTTGATCATAGAATTTGCGTTAGTTGCAAATACTGCATCCTAGCCTGTCCATACGACGCTCGCTACGTCTTGCCAAATGGTGAGATAGGCAAATGCACATTTTGCTATGAGAGCAGGCTAGAAGAGGGCAAAGAGCCAGCATGTGTTAGCGTCTGCCCTACAAATGCCCTAACTTTTGGCGACGTAAATGATGAAAACTCTAAAATTTCAAAGAAATTAAAAGAGAGTAAATACTACTTGCCAAAAGCGGAGCTAAATACAAAACCTTCACTTGCGATGATCGCAAATACAAAAGGAGCACACCATGAATAA
- the phsA gene encoding thiosulfate reductase PhsA, with amino-acid sequence MSLNRREFLKFGAGVSMVASSLPGGALENAAKQDEKYVRSFCEMCSSRCPIEAKVVDNKICFLSGNPKAGGTATSLCARGGSGFSQLYDENRVKKPLIRVGERGENKWREASWDEALDLVASKMLEIKQKYGPESFVFTCKSSQTHKLMVNFASAYGSPNCFSHFSCCPITYQMVCEQMYGIAKLKRDFANAKYVVNFGHNLFEGIVIADAKKLAKFAAKKDTKLLVLEPRFSVVASKADEWLPVRPGTDLAFVLAIINTWIQNGTYDKEFIEKFTIGFDEIVKSVEGKTPEWQEAITGIKASDVRRIADEIYKAAPRVIFDFGHKTTTTRAEYMRTKAIMVANAMMGNWEVKGGLFGGKNAKTFNKLVGEDKFPVLKNPDDKFKVPKVTRLDFAGETGRHKFVSRKHGVLMDINDAILSEKPYAIKGWFNIRFNHLINVAETMKSIEAMKKLDFIVVSDVYLNDMATFADVILPESSYLERDEGIEDKSGLKPAYMIRNKVIDPVGDTKDGAFIFRELARRMKIDELYTWNDIREFRMQQAGGDVNLLATLEKDGFITWDEPGILFREKGMIDKFVAKYPVASKFIGENGLMDDMAKLKTKSGKIELFLPDVEAQFAGYGALNDKDMDTFDGHDLCLTCGKTPIHTNGHTQAVPSLHDLMSDSPIWINPKTAKRKNLRDGDMVVVKNKFGEQKGKLMVTEGIREDTLFIYHGFGHITPALKSIDHVGLNTSVLLNPAEGPVAATMVTNVGVSISKA; translated from the coding sequence ATGAGCTTAAATAGACGAGAATTTTTAAAATTCGGTGCTGGAGTTAGTATGGTTGCATCGTCCTTACCGGGTGGTGCTTTGGAAAATGCTGCAAAGCAAGATGAGAAGTACGTCCGTAGCTTTTGCGAGATGTGCTCTTCAAGATGCCCTATCGAAGCAAAGGTCGTTGATAACAAAATTTGCTTCTTAAGCGGTAATCCAAAAGCTGGCGGTACGGCGACTTCGCTTTGTGCAAGAGGTGGCTCTGGTTTTAGTCAGCTTTATGACGAAAATAGAGTCAAAAAGCCTTTGATCAGGGTTGGTGAGAGAGGCGAAAATAAGTGGCGTGAGGCTAGCTGGGACGAGGCACTTGATCTAGTTGCTTCAAAAATGCTTGAGATCAAGCAAAAGTATGGCCCTGAAAGCTTCGTTTTTACCTGTAAAAGCTCGCAAACGCATAAGCTAATGGTAAATTTTGCCTCAGCTTACGGCTCGCCAAACTGCTTTTCACACTTTTCGTGCTGTCCGATCACCTATCAAATGGTCTGTGAGCAGATGTATGGCATAGCTAAGCTAAAAAGAGACTTTGCAAATGCAAAATACGTTGTAAATTTTGGTCACAACCTATTTGAAGGCATCGTCATAGCTGATGCTAAAAAGCTTGCTAAATTTGCAGCTAAAAAAGATACAAAGCTGCTTGTGCTTGAGCCAAGATTTAGCGTTGTAGCTTCAAAAGCTGATGAGTGGCTACCAGTTAGACCTGGTACCGATCTAGCTTTTGTGCTAGCTATCATAAATACATGGATACAAAATGGCACTTACGATAAGGAATTTATAGAAAAATTTACAATTGGCTTTGATGAGATCGTTAAAAGCGTAGAGGGCAAAACGCCTGAGTGGCAAGAGGCGATCACTGGCATAAAAGCAAGTGATGTTAGACGAATCGCTGATGAAATTTATAAAGCTGCCCCAAGAGTTATTTTTGATTTTGGTCATAAGACAACCACTACAAGAGCTGAATATATGCGAACAAAAGCCATCATGGTGGCAAATGCGATGATGGGCAACTGGGAGGTTAAAGGCGGTCTTTTTGGTGGCAAAAATGCAAAAACCTTTAATAAACTAGTCGGCGAGGATAAATTTCCAGTTCTTAAAAATCCAGATGATAAATTTAAAGTGCCAAAAGTTACTAGACTAGACTTTGCTGGCGAGACTGGTAGGCATAAATTTGTAAGTAGAAAACATGGCGTTTTGATGGATATAAATGACGCTATCTTAAGCGAGAAACCATACGCCATAAAAGGCTGGTTTAACATCCGCTTTAATCACCTAATAAACGTTGCTGAGACGATGAAGAGCATAGAGGCGATGAAGAAGCTTGATTTTATCGTGGTAAGCGATGTCTATCTAAACGATATGGCGACATTTGCTGATGTCATCTTGCCTGAGAGTAGCTACCTTGAGCGCGACGAGGGCATAGAGGATAAGTCAGGTCTAAAGCCAGCTTATATGATAAGAAATAAGGTTATTGATCCAGTTGGCGACACAAAAGACGGGGCGTTTATCTTTAGAGAGCTAGCACGCCGCATGAAGATAGATGAGCTTTACACTTGGAACGACATACGTGAGTTTAGGATGCAGCAAGCTGGCGGAGATGTAAATTTACTTGCTACGCTGGAAAAAGATGGCTTTATAACGTGGGATGAGCCGGGAATTTTGTTTAGAGAAAAAGGCATGATCGATAAATTTGTTGCTAAATATCCAGTCGCTTCTAAATTTATAGGTGAAAATGGTCTAATGGATGATATGGCTAAGCTTAAAACAAAAAGCGGCAAGATAGAGCTATTTTTGCCTGATGTCGAAGCGCAGTTCGCAGGATATGGCGCGCTAAATGATAAAGATATGGACACATTTGACGGACATGATCTTTGCTTAACTTGCGGCAAAACACCTATTCATACCAATGGACATACTCAGGCGGTACCGTCGCTTCATGATCTTATGAGTGATAGTCCAATTTGGATAAATCCAAAAACAGCTAAACGTAAAAATTTACGTGATGGCGATATGGTCGTGGTGAAAAATAAATTTGGCGAGCAAAAGGGCAAGCTCATGGTGACCGAGGGCATTAGAGAAGATACACTCTTTATCTATCACGGCTTTGGACACATCACCCCAGCTCTTAAGAGTATAGATCACGTGGGGCTAAATACAAGCGTGCTTCTTAATCCAGCCGAAGGGCCAGTGGCTGCAACCATGGTTACAAATGTTGGCGTTAGCATAAGTAAAGCGTAA
- a CDS encoding anaerobic C4-dicarboxylate transporter: MDISLILQLIVLFGAIFLGVRLGGMAIGYAGGIGVVVLTLGLGLKAGSIPWDVILIIMSVIAAITAMQVAGGLDYLVQIAEGILRKHPKYINFLAPVVTYLLTVFAGTGHTAFSMIPVITEVAKTQNIKPSAPLSIAVVASQIAITASPVSAAVVFMAGEHALGGLGISYPLLLAIWIPTTFIGCMLTALVINIFYNLDLSSDKEYQRRLKEGLIKDVKIEEKKELPKGAKLSVLIFLVGVISVVLYATAISKNVGWIKPSYVTGYEKIYETKSPDKFNELVAKDIKVKTDSTTNVKYVEDPDKPTKVLVLTRDNAIMSFMLVIATLITLTCGVKVDKLFNTATFKSGMTACVCVLGVAWLGDTFVVNHTDAIKNFAGDFVKDYPFMLAVALFFASMLLYSQAATAKALIPTVIAALGLTAANNGDAYILVASFAAVSALFVLPTYPTLLGAVQMDDTGTTRIGKYIFNHSFFIPGVLAIAFSVALGFLIAPILL; encoded by the coding sequence ATGGATATTTCATTGATATTACAGTTGATCGTGCTTTTTGGTGCGATATTCTTGGGTGTTAGACTAGGCGGTATGGCTATTGGTTATGCTGGTGGCATCGGCGTCGTAGTTTTAACTTTAGGACTTGGATTAAAAGCAGGTAGTATACCTTGGGATGTTATTTTAATCATTATGTCCGTTATAGCTGCTATTACAGCGATGCAAGTAGCTGGTGGCCTTGATTATTTGGTGCAAATAGCCGAAGGGATACTAAGAAAACATCCAAAATACATAAATTTCTTAGCCCCAGTTGTCACTTATTTACTAACTGTATTTGCCGGTACTGGACACACAGCATTTTCTATGATTCCAGTTATTACCGAAGTTGCAAAGACACAAAATATTAAACCTAGCGCGCCTCTTAGTATAGCTGTTGTTGCTAGTCAGATAGCTATTACAGCAAGCCCAGTTTCAGCAGCGGTTGTATTTATGGCTGGTGAGCATGCTTTGGGCGGACTTGGCATTAGTTATCCATTACTATTAGCTATCTGGATACCTACAACTTTTATTGGTTGTATGCTAACGGCTCTTGTTATAAATATATTTTATAATCTTGATCTAAGTAGCGATAAAGAGTATCAAAGAAGACTTAAAGAAGGGTTAATCAAAGATGTTAAAATCGAAGAGAAAAAAGAGCTTCCAAAAGGAGCTAAACTATCTGTTTTAATATTCCTAGTTGGCGTTATCTCTGTCGTTTTATATGCTACTGCTATTAGTAAAAACGTAGGCTGGATAAAACCAAGCTATGTAACAGGCTATGAAAAGATTTATGAGACCAAAAGCCCAGATAAATTTAATGAACTAGTTGCAAAAGATATAAAAGTCAAAACTGACTCAACTACTAATGTAAAATATGTAGAAGATCCAGATAAACCTACAAAGGTGTTGGTATTAACTAGAGATAACGCTATTATGAGCTTTATGCTAGTTATCGCTACTTTAATCACACTAACTTGTGGCGTTAAAGTCGATAAGCTATTCAATACAGCTACATTTAAAAGCGGTATGACCGCGTGCGTCTGCGTACTAGGTGTAGCGTGGCTTGGAGATACTTTCGTGGTAAATCACACCGATGCGATCAAAAATTTTGCCGGCGATTTTGTTAAAGACTATCCGTTTATGCTTGCTGTTGCGCTATTTTTTGCTAGTATGCTTCTTTACTCTCAAGCCGCTACCGCAAAGGCGCTTATTCCTACGGTCATAGCTGCACTTGGCTTAACTGCTGCAAATAACGGTGACGCATATATTTTAGTTGCATCATTTGCCGCAGTTTCAGCATTATTTGTGTTGCCAACATATCCGACACTACTTGGAGCCGTTCAAATGGATGATACTGGAACAACTAGGATAGGCAAATATATATTTAACCACTCATTTTTTATTCCAGGCGTTTTAGCTATTGCTTTTTCTGTTGCACTTGGATTTTTGATAGCTCCGATACTTTTATAA